The DNA segment GATTATTTTGCCTTTCCCTGCTTTTCCACTTTTTCAATTGCCTTCCTGATTTCTTCAGGGTTGCCTATGTAATAATGCCTTATGGGATTTAATTTCCTGTCCAGCTCATAAACAAGGGGGAT comes from the Candidatus Woesearchaeota archaeon genome and includes:
- the gpmA gene encoding 2,3-diphosphoglycerate-dependent phosphoglycerate mutase (2,3-bisphosphoglycerate-dependent; catalyzes the interconversion of 2-phosphoglycerate to 3-phosphoglycerate), whose amino-acid sequence is IPLVYELDRKLNPIRHYYIGNPEEIRKAIEKVEKQGKAK